A genomic region of Micromonospora sp. NBRC 110009 contains the following coding sequences:
- a CDS encoding TMEM165/GDT1 family protein, producing the protein MDGFLVALVISFGVIFVAELGDKSQLMALTFATRFKPVPVLIGITVATAIVHLASVAIGYGLHAALPTGWISLIAGLAFLGFGAWTLRGDKLTEAEQRKAEKTSKSAIVAVGVAFFLAELGDKTMLATITLATKYGWFGTWLGSTLGMVAADALAIMIGRLLGRHLPEKAIRYGAAILFAISGLWLILEAVNELA; encoded by the coding sequence ATGGACGGTTTCCTCGTCGCGCTGGTGATCAGCTTCGGCGTCATCTTCGTCGCCGAGCTGGGCGACAAGTCCCAGCTCATGGCGCTGACATTCGCCACGCGGTTCAAGCCCGTGCCGGTGCTCATCGGCATCACCGTCGCCACCGCGATCGTGCACCTGGCGTCGGTGGCGATCGGGTACGGCCTGCACGCGGCGCTGCCGACCGGCTGGATCTCGCTCATCGCGGGCCTGGCGTTCCTCGGCTTCGGTGCCTGGACGCTGCGCGGCGACAAGCTGACCGAGGCGGAGCAGCGCAAGGCGGAGAAGACCAGCAAGTCCGCCATCGTCGCCGTCGGTGTCGCGTTCTTCCTGGCCGAGCTGGGCGACAAGACCATGCTCGCCACCATCACCCTGGCCACCAAGTACGGCTGGTTCGGCACCTGGCTCGGCTCCACGCTGGGCATGGTGGCCGCCGACGCGCTGGCGATCATGATCGGCCGGCTGCTCGGCCGGCACCTGCCGGAGAAGGCCATCCGGTACGGCGCGGCGATCCTCTTCGCCATCTCCGGCCTCTGGCTGATCCTGGAGGCGGTCAACGAGCTCGCCTGA
- a CDS encoding RNA polymerase sigma factor, translating into MTGELSEAVAAAQAGDEAAFRFLYRSLQPGLLRYLTALVGADAEDVASETWLQISRDLPNFTGGEFRAWTVTIARNRAMDHLRRQRRRPSLPVPVQALSELAGDADTAERAGETIGTESALALIATLPPREAEAVLLRAVIGLDAETAGRVLGRRAGAVRTAAHRGLRRLAALLERSDMAQPTGRAAAATPPRPRSGRGRQAPSAPKAEPADG; encoded by the coding sequence ATGACCGGTGAGCTGAGCGAGGCGGTGGCCGCGGCGCAGGCGGGCGACGAGGCGGCCTTCCGGTTCCTCTACCGCAGCCTCCAGCCGGGACTACTGCGCTATCTCACCGCGCTGGTGGGTGCCGACGCCGAGGACGTGGCCTCCGAGACCTGGTTGCAGATCTCCCGGGACCTGCCCAACTTCACCGGCGGCGAGTTCCGCGCCTGGACCGTCACCATCGCCCGCAACCGGGCCATGGACCACCTCCGCCGCCAGCGCCGGCGGCCGTCCCTGCCGGTGCCGGTGCAGGCGTTGAGCGAACTCGCCGGCGACGCCGACACCGCCGAGCGGGCCGGCGAGACGATCGGCACCGAGAGCGCGCTCGCGCTGATCGCCACCCTGCCGCCCCGCGAGGCGGAGGCGGTGCTGCTCCGCGCGGTGATCGGGCTGGACGCCGAGACCGCCGGGCGGGTGCTCGGCCGCCGGGCGGGGGCGGTCCGCACCGCCGCGCACCGGGGCCTGCGTCGCCTCGCCGCGCTGCTGGAACGCTCCGACATGGCACAGCCGACGGGCCGGGCCGCGGCAGCCACGCCGCCCCGCCCGCGTTCCGGCCGGGGACGGCAGGCGCCGAGCGCGCCCAAGGCCGAACCGGCGGACGGATGA
- the egtB gene encoding ergothioneine biosynthesis protein EgtB — MTTTERPGTESERLRSLIAAELERTRARTAELTDAVDDDDLMRQHSTLMSPLVWDLAHVGNQEELWLVRDVGGREPVRRDIDDLYDAFKQPRKDRPALPLLPPAEARAYVRTVRDKVYDLLDGIRFTDRKLVEEGFAFGMIVQHEQQHDETMLATHQLRAGAPVLDAPPPPEPGVRVGGEVLVPAGPFTMGTSTDPWALDNERPAHTVDLPAYVIDAAPVSNGQYRAFLADGGYDEPRWWSEAGWRHRREAGLSAPMHWRRDGDGWAYRRFGRWSPVRDDEPVVHVCWYEAEAYAAWAGKRLPTEAEWEKAARWDPATDRSRRYPWGDEDPSAEHANLDQRHLWPAPVGAYPAGASPLGVHQLIGDVWEWTSTTFRGHPGFVAFPYREYSEVFFGDDYRVLRGGSFGTDRSACRGTFRNWDYPIRRQIFSGFRCARDARPDEAAA; from the coding sequence GTGACCACGACCGAGCGGCCGGGCACGGAGAGCGAGCGGTTGCGCAGCCTGATCGCGGCGGAGCTGGAGCGCACCCGGGCCCGTACCGCCGAGCTGACCGACGCGGTGGACGACGACGACCTGATGCGGCAGCACTCCACGCTGATGTCCCCGCTGGTCTGGGACCTGGCGCACGTCGGCAACCAGGAGGAGCTCTGGCTGGTCCGGGACGTCGGCGGCCGGGAGCCGGTGCGCCGCGACATCGACGACCTGTACGACGCGTTCAAGCAGCCCCGCAAGGACCGCCCGGCGCTGCCCCTGCTGCCCCCAGCGGAGGCCCGCGCCTACGTGCGCACCGTCCGCGACAAGGTGTACGACCTGCTCGACGGGATCCGGTTCACCGACCGGAAGCTGGTCGAGGAGGGGTTCGCGTTCGGCATGATCGTGCAGCACGAGCAGCAGCACGACGAGACCATGCTCGCCACCCACCAGCTGCGCGCCGGGGCGCCGGTGCTGGACGCGCCGCCGCCGCCCGAGCCAGGGGTCCGGGTCGGCGGCGAGGTGCTGGTGCCGGCCGGGCCGTTCACCATGGGCACCTCGACCGACCCGTGGGCGCTGGACAACGAGCGGCCGGCGCACACCGTCGACCTGCCCGCGTACGTCATCGACGCGGCGCCGGTCAGCAACGGGCAGTACCGCGCCTTCCTCGCCGACGGCGGCTACGACGAGCCGCGCTGGTGGAGCGAGGCGGGCTGGCGGCACCGGCGGGAGGCCGGGCTGAGCGCCCCGATGCACTGGCGCCGCGACGGCGACGGCTGGGCGTACCGGCGGTTCGGCCGCTGGTCGCCGGTGCGCGACGACGAACCGGTGGTGCACGTCTGCTGGTACGAGGCGGAGGCCTACGCGGCCTGGGCCGGCAAGCGGCTGCCCACCGAGGCGGAGTGGGAGAAGGCGGCCCGCTGGGACCCGGCGACCGACCGCTCCCGCCGCTACCCCTGGGGCGACGAGGACCCGAGCGCCGAACACGCCAACCTGGACCAGCGGCACCTCTGGCCGGCACCGGTCGGGGCGTACCCGGCGGGCGCCTCGCCGCTCGGCGTGCACCAGCTGATCGGCGACGTCTGGGAGTGGACCTCGACCACCTTCCGCGGGCACCCGGGCTTCGTCGCGTTCCCCTACCGGGAATACTCGGAGGTCTTCTTCGGCGACGACTACCGGGTGCTGCGCGGCGGCTCGTTCGGCACCGACCGGTCGGCCTGCCGGGGCACCTTCCGCAACTGGGACTACCCGATCCGGCGGCAGATCTTCAGCGGCTTCCGCTGCGCCCGCGACGCCCGCCCGGACGAGGCGGCCGCGTGA
- a CDS encoding serine/threonine-protein kinase encodes MLSSEVVLSGRYRLDDRVATGGMGDVWRATDLVLGRQVAVKVLLPALVSDPDFIARFRAEARIMAALRSPGIVQVFDCGEDELPDGSRADYLVMEFVEGEPLSKRIEAAGHLEVAETMSIVAQVAQALHAAHARGIVHRDVKPSNLLVQEDGTVVLVDFGVARSTNVTSITSTNAVPGTALYMAPEQAAGRPVSGATDIYALGAVTYCCLTGTPPFTGDNPLQVAVRHLDDEPPELPAEIPPSVRELVARALAKDPADRYPTGAAMAQAARAAIAEAPTAMVPMALRGAATTQDDRTAAAPLAATAPRARRARRGTLVGALAAVLVALTALGAALGAARNTGEPATTIQTTPPASAPSDSVADTAVTEAPPTDSGGRTYRPAGPARPSASVSATPSPSASASVQPTPSPDPTTAPTTPTTAPTTTPPTDSTPTTDPPTNTDPPPADGGGGQAAEAN; translated from the coding sequence GTGTTGTCTTCGGAGGTCGTACTCAGCGGTCGGTACCGCCTGGATGACCGTGTCGCCACCGGCGGCATGGGGGACGTCTGGCGGGCCACGGACCTGGTGCTCGGCCGTCAGGTCGCGGTGAAGGTCCTGCTTCCCGCGCTGGTCTCCGACCCCGACTTCATCGCCCGCTTCCGCGCCGAGGCGCGGATCATGGCAGCCCTGCGCAGTCCGGGCATCGTGCAGGTCTTTGACTGCGGCGAGGACGAGCTGCCCGACGGCAGCCGGGCCGACTACCTGGTCATGGAGTTCGTCGAGGGCGAGCCGCTGTCCAAGCGGATCGAGGCGGCCGGCCACCTCGAGGTCGCCGAGACGATGTCGATCGTGGCGCAGGTGGCCCAGGCCCTGCACGCCGCGCACGCCCGGGGCATCGTGCACCGCGACGTCAAGCCGAGCAACCTCCTGGTGCAGGAGGACGGCACGGTGGTGCTCGTCGACTTCGGGGTGGCCCGGTCGACGAACGTGACCAGCATCACCAGCACCAACGCGGTGCCCGGCACCGCCCTCTACATGGCACCGGAGCAGGCCGCCGGCCGCCCCGTCTCCGGCGCCACCGACATCTACGCGCTCGGCGCGGTGACCTACTGCTGCCTCACCGGCACGCCGCCGTTCACCGGCGACAACCCGCTCCAGGTGGCCGTCCGGCACCTGGACGACGAGCCGCCGGAGCTGCCCGCCGAGATCCCGCCCTCGGTCCGCGAGCTGGTAGCCCGGGCGCTCGCCAAGGACCCGGCCGACCGCTACCCGACCGGCGCGGCGATGGCCCAGGCCGCCCGAGCGGCGATCGCCGAGGCGCCCACCGCCATGGTGCCCATGGCGCTGCGGGGCGCGGCCACCACCCAGGACGACCGCACCGCCGCCGCACCGCTCGCCGCGACGGCCCCGCGCGCCCGCCGGGCCCGACGCGGGACCCTGGTCGGCGCGCTGGCCGCGGTGCTGGTGGCGCTGACCGCCCTCGGCGCGGCGCTCGGCGCGGCCCGCAACACCGGCGAGCCGGCCACCACCATCCAGACGACGCCCCCGGCGTCCGCCCCCAGCGACTCCGTCGCGGACACCGCCGTCACCGAGGCACCCCCGACGGACTCTGGCGGGCGCACCTACCGGCCGGCCGGGCCGGCCCGGCCGTCCGCGTCGGTCTCGGCGACGCCCAGCCCGTCCGCGAGCGCCTCGGTGCAGCCGACGCCCTCGCCGGACCCGACCACCGCGCCGACCACGCCGACCACGGCGCCGACCACGACGCCGCCGACGGACTCGACGCCCACGACCGACCCACCGACGAACACTGACCCGCCGCCGGCCGACGGCGGCGGTGGTCAGGCCGCCGAGGCCAACTGA
- a CDS encoding tyrosine-protein kinase domain-containing protein → MDVLSYLRLVRRHWWIVLITVLVALGAAAVVTVRTPEKYQGSVTFFVTTPSQGVTDAYQGSLFLQQRVKSYADLITSDRLAQSVVAESPLGLTADQVRRRISTTAETGTVLLNATFTDTDQTRALKTTETLSAEFVELVQRVETPPDGTAPPVKVEVVSGPRVSSSPVSPQPVRYLVIGGLLGLLLGMLLAVLRGVADVRMRDAAALQRVTGSPLLAEVPFESSAKAAPLIVGEAANSLRAEAVRKLRTNLRFVDVHEPARVIAITSALQGEGKTTLACNTAIALAEAGWRVLLIDADLRRPKIADYLGLDGGLGLTDVLVGDIEVGDVVQRWGDKSLLVLPSGATPPNPSELLGSKAMADLLVALRESADIVIIDTAPLLAVTDGVVVAVQADGALLVTQQGRTSRSQVAAAARALHSVSVRMLGCVLNWAKVAKADAYQYEAYKVAVPVDGPSVPSDRAAVARRGRRAAAGRDRTQEFSRLSR, encoded by the coding sequence ATGGACGTTCTCAGCTACCTGCGCCTGGTCCGACGCCACTGGTGGATCGTGCTGATCACCGTGCTGGTCGCCCTGGGTGCCGCCGCCGTGGTCACAGTCCGTACGCCGGAGAAGTACCAGGGCTCGGTGACCTTCTTCGTCACCACGCCCAGCCAGGGAGTTACCGACGCCTACCAGGGCAGCCTGTTCCTCCAGCAGCGGGTGAAGTCCTATGCCGACCTGATCACCAGCGATCGGCTGGCCCAGAGCGTCGTGGCCGAGAGTCCGCTCGGTCTCACCGCCGACCAGGTGCGGCGCCGGATCAGCACCACTGCCGAAACCGGCACCGTGCTGCTGAACGCCACCTTCACCGACACCGATCAGACGCGGGCGCTGAAGACGACCGAGACGCTCTCCGCCGAGTTCGTCGAGCTGGTGCAGCGGGTGGAGACGCCGCCGGACGGCACGGCGCCGCCGGTCAAGGTCGAGGTGGTCAGCGGTCCCCGGGTGAGCTCCAGCCCGGTGTCCCCGCAGCCGGTGCGCTACCTGGTCATCGGTGGACTGCTGGGCTTGCTGCTCGGGATGCTGCTGGCCGTGCTGCGCGGCGTGGCGGACGTCCGGATGCGGGACGCCGCCGCGCTCCAGCGGGTGACCGGTAGCCCGCTGCTGGCCGAGGTCCCGTTCGAGTCCAGCGCCAAGGCGGCTCCGCTGATCGTAGGCGAGGCGGCCAACTCACTGCGCGCCGAAGCGGTCCGCAAGCTGCGGACCAACCTGCGCTTCGTGGACGTGCACGAGCCCGCCCGGGTCATCGCGATCACCAGCGCCCTGCAGGGCGAGGGGAAGACCACCCTGGCCTGCAACACGGCGATCGCGCTGGCCGAGGCGGGCTGGCGGGTGCTGCTCATCGACGCCGACCTGCGCCGACCCAAGATCGCCGACTACCTCGGTCTCGACGGTGGGTTGGGCCTCACCGATGTGCTGGTGGGCGACATCGAGGTCGGCGACGTGGTGCAGCGGTGGGGCGACAAGTCGCTGCTCGTGCTCCCCAGCGGTGCCACCCCGCCCAACCCGAGCGAACTGCTCGGCTCCAAGGCGATGGCGGACCTGCTGGTCGCCCTGCGCGAGTCGGCCGACATCGTGATCATCGACACCGCGCCGCTGCTCGCCGTCACCGACGGTGTGGTGGTGGCGGTGCAGGCCGACGGCGCGCTGCTGGTCACCCAGCAGGGGCGTACCTCGCGCAGCCAGGTGGCCGCCGCGGCCCGCGCGCTGCACTCGGTCTCGGTGCGCATGCTCGGTTGCGTGCTCAACTGGGCGAAGGTGGCCAAGGCGGACGCCTACCAGTACGAGGCGTACAAGGTAGCCGTGCCGGTGGACGGACCCTCGGTGCCCAGCGACCGCGCCGCTGTCGCCCGTCGCGGTCGACGCGCCGCGGCCGGTCGCGACCGTACCCAGGAATTCAGCCGGCTGTCGCGATGA
- the egtD gene encoding L-histidine N(alpha)-methyltransferase, producing MSAEPLEIYLEEQDLGRSLREDVRIGLTATPKWLPPKWFYDARGSELFEEITRLPEYYPTRAERAVLAAHADDIAGQTRAKTLIELGSGSSEKTRLLLDAFARHGGLGTFVPLDVSVSALRQSTEQIAAAYPRLRVRGIVGDFTRQLDRLPTGGRRLVVFLGGTIGNLLPQERAEFLTAMRAALETGDWLLIGTDLVKDPNVIVPAYDDAAGVTADFNRNVLRVINRELGADFDPEAFRHVAVWDPEHEWIEMRLRAERPIRAHVLDLTVDFAAGEELRTEVSAKFRPEGIAAELAAAGFARRAFWTDPEGLFGVTLARAD from the coding sequence ATGAGCGCGGAGCCGTTGGAGATCTACCTGGAGGAGCAGGACCTCGGGCGCAGCCTGCGCGAGGACGTACGGATCGGGTTGACCGCCACGCCCAAGTGGCTACCGCCGAAATGGTTCTACGATGCCCGGGGCAGCGAGCTGTTCGAGGAGATCACCCGGCTGCCCGAGTACTACCCGACCCGCGCCGAGCGGGCCGTGCTGGCCGCACACGCCGACGACATCGCCGGGCAGACCCGCGCCAAGACGCTGATCGAGCTGGGCTCCGGCTCGTCGGAGAAGACCCGGCTCCTGCTGGACGCCTTCGCCCGCCACGGCGGCCTGGGCACCTTCGTGCCGCTGGACGTCTCGGTGAGCGCCCTGCGCCAGTCCACCGAGCAGATCGCCGCCGCCTACCCCCGGCTGCGGGTCCGCGGCATCGTCGGGGACTTCACCCGGCAGCTCGACCGGCTGCCCACCGGCGGCCGGCGGCTGGTGGTGTTCCTCGGCGGCACCATCGGCAACCTGCTCCCGCAGGAGCGGGCCGAGTTCCTCACCGCGATGCGCGCCGCGCTGGAGACCGGCGACTGGCTGCTGATCGGCACCGACCTGGTCAAGGACCCGAACGTGATCGTGCCGGCGTACGACGACGCGGCCGGGGTGACCGCCGACTTCAACCGCAACGTGCTGCGGGTGATCAACCGGGAACTGGGGGCGGACTTCGACCCGGAGGCGTTCCGCCACGTGGCGGTCTGGGATCCGGAGCACGAGTGGATCGAGATGCGGCTGCGTGCCGAGCGCCCGATCCGGGCGCACGTGCTGGACCTGACCGTCGACTTCGCCGCCGGCGAGGAGCTGCGTACGGAGGTCTCGGCGAAGTTCCGCCCGGAGGGGATCGCGGCGGAACTGGCCGCCGCCGGCTTCGCGCGGCGGGCATTCTGGACCGACCCGGAGGGGTTGTTCGGGGTGACCCTCGCCCGGGCCGACTGA
- the egtA gene encoding ergothioneine biosynthesis glutamate--cysteine ligase EgtA — protein MVMSPELDRTTVLRDEAAAAGHIARICFKTGPPTLTGVELEWTVHDAGDPTRPVDRERLRRALGRHSPVTIDPTSPAEELRHGGAVTVEPGGQVEISSAPRPSLAALILATEADIAELTALLEAAGLALGRTGIDPWRAPRPVVETPRYQAMRCVFDRRGPAGRAMMYSTAGLQVCLDAGEPRQLAQRWAAAHAVGPPLLAAFATADRHAGRHTGWASARMAAWLAIDPARTRPVWSPDRAEHDPVAAWSAYALAAPLLCVRDDGPDWTPPPGVTFADWLAGALPRPPTTEDLEYHVSTLFPPVRPRGYLEIRYLDAQPGRDWTVPLAVLAALFADPATTREALAVAAPVADRWPAAARHGLGDRPLAVAATGLFDLAVAALPRLDLPAGMHEETSRAIRRRRAAVERRHR, from the coding sequence TTGGTGATGTCACCGGAGCTGGACCGGACCACCGTCCTGCGGGACGAGGCCGCGGCCGCCGGGCACATCGCCAGGATCTGCTTCAAGACCGGGCCACCCACCCTCACCGGTGTCGAGCTGGAATGGACCGTGCACGACGCCGGGGACCCGACCCGCCCGGTCGATCGCGAGCGGCTCCGCCGGGCCCTCGGGCGCCACAGCCCCGTGACCATCGACCCGACCAGCCCCGCCGAAGAGCTCCGGCACGGTGGCGCCGTGACCGTGGAGCCGGGCGGGCAGGTGGAGATCTCCTCCGCGCCGCGACCCTCGCTCGCCGCGCTGATCCTGGCCACCGAGGCCGACATCGCCGAGTTGACCGCCCTGCTGGAGGCCGCCGGCCTCGCCCTGGGCCGCACCGGCATCGACCCCTGGCGGGCTCCCCGCCCGGTCGTGGAAACCCCGCGCTACCAGGCCATGCGCTGCGTCTTCGACCGGCGCGGCCCCGCCGGTCGCGCCATGATGTACAGCACCGCCGGTCTCCAGGTCTGCCTGGACGCGGGGGAGCCACGGCAGCTGGCGCAGCGGTGGGCCGCCGCGCACGCCGTCGGGCCGCCGCTGCTGGCCGCGTTCGCCACCGCGGACCGGCACGCCGGCCGGCACACCGGGTGGGCCTCCGCCCGGATGGCGGCCTGGCTCGCCATCGACCCGGCCCGGACCCGGCCGGTCTGGTCGCCCGATCGCGCCGAGCACGACCCGGTCGCGGCCTGGAGCGCGTACGCGCTCGCCGCGCCGCTGCTCTGCGTGCGCGACGACGGTCCTGACTGGACCCCGCCACCCGGCGTCACCTTCGCCGACTGGCTGGCCGGTGCGCTGCCCCGGCCGCCGACCACGGAGGACCTGGAATACCACGTGAGCACGCTCTTCCCGCCGGTCCGCCCGCGCGGCTACCTGGAGATCCGCTACCTGGACGCCCAGCCCGGCCGGGACTGGACGGTGCCGCTCGCGGTGCTGGCCGCGCTCTTCGCCGACCCGGCCACCACCCGGGAGGCCCTCGCGGTCGCGGCGCCGGTCGCCGACCGCTGGCCGGCCGCCGCCCGGCACGGGCTCGGCGACCGGCCGCTGGCCGTCGCCGCCACCGGCCTGTTCGACCTGGCCGTGGCCGCCCTGCCCCGGCTGGACCTGCCGGCCGGGATGCACGAGGAGACGAGCCGAGCGATCCGGCGGCGCCGCGCCGCCGTGGAGAGGAGGCACCGGTGA
- the egtC gene encoding ergothioneine biosynthesis protein EgtC yields the protein MCRHLAYLGPPVSLGSLLYDPPYGLLRQSWAPRDMRGGGTINADGFGVGWYPPGGGDPVRYRRAQPLWNDATLPGLAAATVTGGVLAAVRSATVGMPVQETAAAPFAEGRWLFSHNGVIRGWPDAVAPLAADLPVRDLLTLDAPTDAALLWALVRHRLRAGEDPARAVTETVAAVASVAPGSRLNLLLTDGATAVASVVGHALSVRATGRSVLLASEPLDDEPGWRSVPDGQLVVATAAGLDTRELMAA from the coding sequence ATGTGTCGCCACCTGGCCTACCTCGGGCCGCCGGTCAGCCTGGGCAGCCTGCTGTACGACCCGCCGTACGGCCTGCTGCGGCAGTCCTGGGCGCCGCGGGACATGCGCGGCGGCGGCACCATCAACGCCGACGGCTTCGGCGTCGGCTGGTACCCGCCGGGCGGCGGCGACCCGGTCCGGTACCGGCGGGCGCAGCCACTGTGGAACGACGCCACCCTGCCCGGGCTGGCGGCGGCCACCGTCACCGGCGGCGTGCTGGCCGCCGTCCGCTCGGCCACCGTCGGCATGCCGGTGCAGGAGACCGCCGCCGCGCCGTTCGCCGAGGGGCGCTGGTTGTTCAGTCACAACGGCGTGATCCGCGGCTGGCCGGACGCGGTGGCGCCGCTCGCCGCCGACCTGCCGGTCCGCGACCTGCTGACCCTCGACGCGCCCACCGACGCCGCGCTGCTCTGGGCCCTGGTGCGGCACCGGTTGCGGGCCGGGGAGGACCCGGCGCGGGCGGTGACCGAGACCGTCGCGGCGGTGGCCTCGGTCGCCCCCGGCTCCCGGCTGAACCTGCTGCTCACCGACGGCGCCACGGCGGTGGCGAGCGTCGTCGGGCACGCGCTGTCGGTCCGGGCCACCGGCCGGTCGGTACTGCTTGCCTCCGAACCCCTCGACGACGAGCCCGGCTGGCGCTCCGTGCCGGACGGGCAGCTGGTGGTGGCCACCGCCGCCGGGCTGGACACCCGGGAGCTGATGGCTGCCTGA
- the nhaA gene encoding Na+/H+ antiporter NhaA, with translation MTDRTPHTGPPRRSDRLLSRRSWPEARFLAEVLRTETVGGGLLLLGAVVALLWANSPWRSAYARLGDWVPWPGGHGLHLDLSLAAWAADGLLAIFFFVVGLELKREFVAGDLRDPRRAALPVVAAMGGMLLPALCYVAVAVSADGSGLRGWAIPTATDIAFALAVLAVLSSHLPQGLRAFLLTLAVVDDLFAIVIIAVFYTADFRPLPLLGALAPIAVFALLVQRRRTWWWALLPLAVVAWTLVHASGVHATVAGVLLGFTVPVLPSRGGGPGLAERLEHRWRPVSAGLAVPIFAFFAAGVSLVDVDLAGVLTDPVVIGVVAGLVLGKTVGVFGSTFLLARFTRAELDEEITWADLFGLALLAGIGFTVSLLIGELAFGAGSAEDERVKAAVLLGSLVAATLAATVLTRRNRVYRRISEREARDSDGDGVPDVYQEETA, from the coding sequence ATGACCGACCGCACCCCGCACACCGGGCCGCCCCGCCGGTCCGACCGTCTCCTGTCCCGCCGATCGTGGCCGGAGGCGCGCTTCCTGGCCGAGGTGCTGCGCACCGAGACGGTCGGGGGCGGGCTGCTGCTGCTCGGCGCGGTGGTCGCGCTCCTCTGGGCGAACTCGCCCTGGCGGTCCGCGTACGCCCGGCTCGGTGACTGGGTGCCGTGGCCCGGCGGCCACGGCCTGCACCTGGATCTCAGCCTGGCCGCCTGGGCGGCCGACGGCCTGCTGGCCATCTTCTTCTTCGTGGTGGGCCTGGAGCTGAAGCGGGAGTTCGTCGCCGGGGACCTGCGGGACCCGCGCCGGGCGGCGCTGCCGGTGGTGGCCGCCATGGGTGGCATGCTGCTGCCGGCGCTGTGCTACGTGGCGGTGGCCGTCTCCGCCGACGGCTCCGGCCTGCGGGGCTGGGCGATCCCGACCGCCACCGACATCGCCTTCGCGCTGGCGGTGCTCGCGGTGCTCAGCTCCCACCTGCCGCAGGGCCTGCGGGCCTTCCTGCTCACCCTCGCGGTGGTGGACGACCTGTTCGCGATCGTCATCATCGCGGTCTTCTACACCGCCGACTTCCGCCCGCTGCCGCTGCTCGGGGCGCTCGCCCCGATCGCCGTCTTCGCCCTGCTGGTGCAGCGACGGCGGACCTGGTGGTGGGCGCTGCTCCCGCTCGCCGTGGTGGCCTGGACGCTGGTGCACGCCTCCGGGGTGCACGCCACGGTCGCCGGCGTGCTGCTCGGCTTCACCGTGCCGGTGCTGCCGTCCCGCGGCGGCGGGCCGGGGCTGGCCGAGCGTCTGGAGCATCGGTGGCGCCCGGTCTCCGCCGGCCTGGCGGTGCCGATCTTCGCGTTCTTCGCGGCCGGCGTGTCACTGGTCGACGTCGACCTGGCCGGCGTGCTCACCGACCCGGTGGTGATCGGGGTGGTCGCCGGGCTGGTGCTCGGCAAGACGGTGGGGGTGTTCGGGTCGACGTTCCTGCTCGCCCGGTTCACCCGGGCCGAGCTGGACGAGGAGATCACCTGGGCGGACCTGTTCGGGCTGGCGCTGCTCGCCGGGATCGGGTTCACCGTCTCGCTGCTCATCGGTGAGCTGGCCTTCGGGGCGGGCAGCGCCGAGGACGAGCGGGTGAAGGCGGCCGTCCTGCTCGGCTCGCTGGTGGCGGCGACGCTCGCCGCGACGGTGCTGACCCGACGCAACCGGGTCTACCGGCGGATCTCCGAACGGGAGGCCCGGGACAGCGACGGCGACGGCGTGCCGGACGTCTACCAGGAGGAGACCGCTTAG